From a single Gimesia fumaroli genomic region:
- a CDS encoding D-alanine--D-alanine ligase family protein produces the protein MTDSQTNPLPPLNIVVLAGGESAEREISLQSGETVSQVLSSRGHQVKTVDPSLVDLDEYDWSNCDVVFIALHGTYGEDGTIQSTLDRLGVPYSGCDAATSKLAFSKSASKERFIQHNVSTPSYVLIHESDNAQRIEQHARSMGYPLVVKPDAQGSSLGVSIVQTPEELPQALARCFHYDSFGILESAIKGTEWTVSVVDGQTLPLIQIQTPHEFFDYEAKYHEDSTQYLFEFELPTNVIQSIIKTGVNACEALGTTGIVRVDLLLDRFQQPWVLEVNTIPGFTDHSLVPKAAAKAGIDFGELCERALAECLTKAAQKPHN, from the coding sequence ATGACCGATTCACAAACCAACCCCCTTCCCCCTTTGAATATTGTTGTTCTCGCTGGTGGGGAATCGGCTGAACGCGAAATTAGTCTGCAGAGTGGCGAAACCGTGTCACAAGTCTTGTCGTCGCGCGGACATCAGGTCAAAACCGTTGATCCATCTCTGGTTGATCTCGATGAATATGACTGGAGCAACTGCGATGTGGTCTTTATCGCCTTGCATGGAACGTACGGAGAAGATGGCACGATCCAGTCAACTCTGGACCGTCTGGGAGTTCCCTATTCAGGTTGTGATGCGGCAACTTCCAAACTGGCTTTCAGCAAGTCGGCTTCGAAAGAACGATTTATTCAACATAATGTGAGCACTCCTTCATACGTCTTGATTCACGAATCGGATAACGCGCAGCGCATCGAACAGCATGCCCGCAGCATGGGTTATCCGTTGGTGGTGAAGCCCGACGCACAAGGCTCCAGCCTGGGTGTCTCAATTGTGCAGACTCCCGAAGAACTGCCACAGGCACTGGCGCGGTGTTTTCACTACGACTCATTCGGCATTCTGGAATCAGCCATCAAAGGGACCGAATGGACGGTCAGCGTGGTCGACGGCCAGACCCTGCCATTAATTCAGATTCAGACACCACATGAATTCTTTGACTATGAAGCCAAGTATCACGAAGATTCAACGCAGTATCTGTTCGAATTCGAACTGCCCACGAATGTGATTCAGTCCATCATCAAAACGGGCGTGAATGCCTGTGAAGCATTAGGGACTACGGGCATTGTCCGCGTGGATCTCCTGCTGGACCGTTTTCAACAGCCCTGGGTTCTGGAAGTCAATACGATCCCCGGCTTCACCGACCACAGTCTGGTTCCCAAAGCGGCTGCGAAAGCGGGCATCGACTTTGGTGAATTGTGCGAACGTGCTCTTGCAGAATGCCTGACCAAGGCCGCCCAGAAGCCGCACAATTGA
- the acs gene encoding acetate--CoA ligase: MSDQANENIESVLQETRSFPPPAEFVEQANISSMEEYQEMWNRAKDDPTGFWGDLAQGLEWSQPYENVLEGEMPETKWFTGGKINASVNCIDRHLDSWRKNKAAIIWEGEPGDTRVLRYQDLYREVCKFANCLKKLGVETGDRVTLYMPMVPELAIAMLACSRIGATHSIIFGGFSADAIADRNNDAQAKLVITADGGWRRGKNIPLKAAVDQSMEKSPSVEKVVVYRRTGCEVDMVPDRDYWWHDLMEDASTECDPVELDSEHPLFILYTSGSTGKPKGVQHSTGGYLLGAKMTSKWVFDLKEDDTYWCTADIGWITGHSYIVYGPLANGATTVMYEGAPNWPDEGRFWEIVEKYQVNIFYTAPTAIRAFIKWGDEWPNKYDLSSLRLLGTVGEPINPEAWMWYHTVIGQERCPIVDTWWQTETGGIMMSPLPGVTATKPGSCTTPLPGVVPDIVSAEGESLGDNQGGLLVMRQPWPHMLRTLYGDHERFKEVYFSTIEGCYLAGDSARRDEDGYYWIMGRIDDVINVSGHRLSTMEVESALVSHPKVAEAAVVGYPHDLKGEGICCFVTLKTEDGTDELKAELKQHVRTQIGVVATPDQIRFAAALPKTRSGKIMRRLLRDIAAGRESVGDTTTLEDLNVLANLKQGDE; encoded by the coding sequence ATGAGTGACCAGGCTAACGAAAACATTGAAAGTGTTCTTCAGGAAACTCGCTCATTTCCGCCACCAGCCGAGTTCGTCGAACAGGCCAACATTTCCAGCATGGAAGAATATCAGGAGATGTGGAACCGGGCAAAGGATGATCCCACTGGCTTCTGGGGGGATCTGGCACAGGGACTGGAATGGTCTCAGCCTTATGAGAATGTCCTGGAAGGCGAAATGCCCGAAACAAAATGGTTCACGGGCGGCAAGATCAATGCATCAGTCAACTGCATCGACCGCCACCTGGATAGCTGGCGCAAAAATAAAGCGGCCATCATCTGGGAAGGTGAGCCCGGCGACACCCGTGTGTTGCGTTATCAGGACCTGTATCGCGAAGTCTGCAAGTTCGCGAACTGCCTGAAGAAGCTGGGCGTCGAAACCGGTGACCGCGTGACACTTTACATGCCGATGGTACCGGAACTGGCGATCGCCATGCTCGCCTGCTCGCGCATTGGTGCAACACACTCGATCATTTTCGGCGGTTTCAGTGCCGACGCGATTGCCGACCGCAACAACGATGCGCAGGCCAAGTTGGTCATCACCGCCGATGGTGGCTGGCGCCGTGGCAAGAATATTCCTCTGAAAGCCGCCGTCGATCAAAGCATGGAAAAATCTCCCAGCGTGGAAAAAGTTGTCGTCTACCGTCGCACCGGCTGTGAAGTCGACATGGTTCCCGATCGCGATTACTGGTGGCACGATCTGATGGAGGACGCCTCTACGGAATGTGATCCGGTCGAACTCGACAGCGAACATCCGCTGTTCATTCTTTATACCTCAGGAAGTACAGGCAAACCTAAAGGCGTGCAGCACTCAACCGGCGGATATCTGCTGGGTGCGAAGATGACCTCCAAATGGGTCTTCGATCTGAAAGAAGACGACACATACTGGTGTACCGCCGACATCGGCTGGATCACCGGGCACAGTTACATCGTTTATGGTCCATTGGCCAACGGTGCTACCACCGTGATGTATGAAGGCGCTCCCAACTGGCCCGATGAAGGTCGCTTCTGGGAAATTGTGGAAAAATATCAGGTCAACATTTTCTACACTGCCCCAACGGCGATTCGCGCGTTTATCAAATGGGGCGATGAATGGCCAAACAAATACGATCTCTCCAGCCTGCGTCTGCTGGGAACCGTGGGTGAGCCAATCAATCCAGAAGCCTGGATGTGGTATCACACCGTCATCGGCCAGGAACGCTGCCCAATTGTTGATACCTGGTGGCAGACCGAAACCGGCGGCATCATGATGAGCCCGCTGCCCGGCGTGACCGCGACCAAGCCCGGTAGTTGTACGACTCCCCTGCCCGGCGTGGTGCCCGACATCGTCTCCGCGGAAGGAGAAAGTCTGGGTGACAACCAGGGTGGCTTGCTCGTAATGCGTCAACCGTGGCCGCATATGCTGCGAACCTTGTACGGCGATCACGAACGTTTCAAAGAAGTTTACTTCAGCACCATTGAAGGCTGTTATCTGGCTGGCGACAGTGCCCGTCGCGATGAAGACGGTTACTACTGGATTATGGGCCGCATCGACGATGTGATCAACGTTTCCGGCCATCGCCTGAGTACGATGGAAGTGGAAAGTGCACTGGTTTCGCATCCCAAAGTGGCGGAAGCCGCCGTGGTTGGTTATCCGCACGACCTCAAGGGCGAAGGCATTTGCTGTTTTGTGACACTGAAGACCGAAGATGGTACTGATGAACTCAAAGCGGAACTGAAGCAACATGTGCGCACGCAAATTGGCGTCGTGGCGACCCCAGATCAGATTCGCTTTGCCGCTGCTCTTCCGAAAACACGCAGTGGTAAAATTATGCGGCGTCTGTTACGCGACATCGCTGCCGGCCGCGAGAGTGTGGGCGACACGACGACACTGGAAGATTTGAATGTGCTCGCCAACCTGAAACAGGGTGATGAGTAA
- a CDS encoding phytanoyl-CoA dioxygenase family protein, translating to MIPFLQNSRLQTLIAALVNGTPLCMGVETFNKPAKVGSGVPPHQDNAYFCQEPPDVLTVWVALDDVTPENGPVQYLAGSHQEGLREHTPSGVKGNSFGLAEAVDEVSVSVALLQKGDILIHHCQTIHFSAPNVSDYPRLGLLMVFRGEHTQDSPEMKDAYHRARALMESSPS from the coding sequence ATGATCCCGTTTTTGCAAAACTCCCGGCTGCAGACTCTCATCGCCGCGCTGGTGAATGGCACGCCACTTTGTATGGGCGTGGAAACCTTCAACAAGCCAGCGAAGGTCGGCTCGGGCGTGCCCCCGCATCAGGACAATGCTTATTTCTGCCAGGAGCCGCCGGATGTGCTTACCGTCTGGGTCGCGCTGGACGATGTCACCCCGGAAAACGGACCCGTGCAATATCTGGCGGGCTCGCATCAAGAAGGCCTGCGCGAACATACGCCGTCCGGCGTCAAAGGAAATTCATTCGGGCTGGCGGAAGCCGTTGATGAAGTCAGCGTCTCCGTCGCGCTGTTACAAAAAGGGGATATTCTGATTCATCACTGCCAGACAATTCATTTCAGCGCACCGAATGTGAGTGACTATCCGCGGCTAGGCTTGCTGATGGTCTTTCGCGGCGAACACACACAAGACTCTCCTGAGATGAAAGATGCCTATCACAGGGCTCGGGCTCTGATGGAATCGAGCCCGAGCTAA
- a CDS encoding cell division protein FtsQ/DivIB — translation MSPKKTKKKRPVKKKVEEIEEEFEDEEEEFEEEASLLSPSTLLHALFRPKVLLALAVVVSGLFFFPKLKQQIPDLSQREEYQIATKDLSLIPAPPHYVPIDIVDQVIKRGPLPEQVSLLDQGLVLKVAEAFEKHPWVQKVVSVRKTNTVEVEVVFRKPAAMVEGKQGLFPVDNEGVLLPPEDFSVSDARRYPVITGIQSAPEGPPGTSWGDLTVTGAAQLAEALGPHWKELEIVSIEAPPRTTAVLSLDDLIYRLITAGGSEIVWGRSPKSQRRGELRVDQKIGKLEKYYRDYGGFDRPHGPYEIDIRHWQEISRRPLRQQSNQRTLMRR, via the coding sequence ATGAGCCCTAAAAAAACGAAAAAAAAGCGGCCTGTGAAAAAGAAGGTCGAAGAGATCGAGGAAGAATTCGAGGACGAAGAGGAAGAGTTCGAAGAAGAAGCCTCTCTGCTGAGCCCCTCGACTCTGCTTCATGCGCTGTTCCGTCCCAAGGTGTTACTGGCGCTGGCGGTTGTCGTGTCAGGACTGTTTTTCTTTCCCAAGCTCAAACAACAGATTCCCGATTTATCACAGCGCGAAGAATATCAGATCGCCACCAAAGATCTCTCACTGATTCCGGCACCACCCCATTATGTGCCGATTGACATCGTCGATCAGGTCATCAAACGGGGCCCCCTGCCGGAGCAGGTCTCTCTGCTTGATCAGGGGCTCGTCCTGAAAGTCGCCGAAGCATTCGAAAAACATCCCTGGGTGCAAAAAGTCGTTTCGGTGCGCAAGACCAATACCGTGGAAGTGGAAGTGGTGTTCCGCAAGCCGGCAGCGATGGTCGAAGGTAAGCAGGGACTGTTTCCGGTAGACAATGAAGGCGTGCTGTTACCGCCCGAAGATTTCTCGGTCTCTGACGCCCGGCGGTATCCGGTGATTACGGGAATTCAATCGGCGCCCGAAGGGCCTCCGGGAACGTCTTGGGGTGACCTGACGGTAACAGGAGCGGCACAGCTGGCAGAAGCACTTGGACCGCACTGGAAAGAGTTGGAGATTGTTTCCATCGAAGCCCCGCCGCGCACGACGGCCGTGCTGTCGCTCGATGATCTGATTTACCGCTTGATTACAGCCGGCGGCTCGGAAATCGTCTGGGGGCGCTCGCCCAAAAGTCAACGTCGTGGCGAGTTACGTGTCGATCAGAAAATCGGCAAGCTGGAAAAATACTATCGCGACTACGGTGGCTTTGATCGTCCGCACGGCCCGTATGAAATCGACATTCGGCACTGGCAGGAAATTTCGCGCCGCCCACTCCGACAGCAAAGTAACCAACGCACGCTGATGCGGCGCTGA
- a CDS encoding Imm26 family immunity protein codes for MSRFTLTNKQRKYFGLEPVKKKWDPVELKDMIVYFDGDLIRKVICYEYSKEYGYQEYDYELQTDAREKLLPATKRGKPKPLTPSNILDRKSIGFSFVCYFGWRGKSFDFQHLYMTHIASNETFVSLDDHGITNYDQLTDWVDEYIQSCPSDYLQKLDEKRGKKRRRVRYQPGDIFEIRFDDDEVGYGKILLDVFRLRKQGFFKDKPEPYPYAGLNGPLQGCGLLVAIYDYAGPPLEPEQVNAQPVLCTKLMMHENIYEGTFPIIGNAVVLPEELDFPEGVSNWHPGDKTVEHYFEKGGVFVRIKVTEEELKQAPVTGCAFGLMPESIRKAIQGDAESLAHVLGKFRCNSELRPEILARCGLSPEMTYAEMAAATGGIPPEVFIEASQQK; via the coding sequence ATGTCTCGATTTACGCTCACCAACAAGCAACGGAAATACTTCGGTCTGGAGCCGGTCAAAAAGAAGTGGGATCCTGTTGAGCTGAAAGATATGATCGTCTACTTCGATGGCGATCTCATTCGCAAGGTCATCTGCTACGAATATAGCAAGGAATATGGCTATCAGGAGTATGATTACGAACTCCAAACCGATGCGCGCGAAAAACTTCTGCCCGCGACGAAACGGGGTAAACCCAAACCGCTGACTCCCTCGAATATTTTAGACCGCAAGTCCATCGGGTTTTCGTTTGTCTGTTACTTTGGTTGGAGAGGGAAAAGCTTTGATTTTCAGCATCTCTACATGACCCACATCGCTTCCAATGAGACCTTTGTTTCGTTGGATGATCATGGAATCACCAACTATGACCAGTTGACAGACTGGGTAGATGAATATATTCAGTCCTGCCCTTCCGATTATCTGCAGAAACTGGATGAGAAACGCGGCAAGAAGCGGCGGCGGGTGCGTTATCAACCGGGTGACATTTTCGAAATCCGCTTCGACGATGACGAGGTCGGTTACGGAAAAATTCTGCTCGATGTGTTTCGTCTCAGAAAACAGGGTTTCTTTAAAGACAAACCAGAACCGTATCCCTACGCAGGTTTGAACGGCCCCTTGCAAGGGTGTGGTCTGCTGGTCGCGATTTACGACTATGCGGGCCCGCCTCTCGAACCGGAGCAGGTGAACGCGCAGCCGGTTTTGTGTACCAAGCTGATGATGCATGAAAATATTTACGAAGGCACATTTCCGATCATCGGAAACGCAGTCGTGTTACCGGAAGAGCTCGATTTCCCCGAAGGAGTGAGTAACTGGCATCCGGGTGATAAGACCGTCGAACATTATTTCGAGAAAGGGGGAGTCTTTGTTCGAATCAAAGTGACGGAAGAGGAATTGAAGCAAGCTCCGGTAACCGGTTGTGCCTTTGGTCTGATGCCTGAATCGATTCGGAAAGCGATCCAGGGAGATGCCGAGTCACTGGCTCATGTTCTGGGGAAATTTCGCTGCAATTCTGAATTGCGCCCAGAGATTCTTGCGCGTTGTGGATTGAGTCCTGAGATGACATACGCCGAGATGGCCGCCGCCACAGGGGGCATTCCTCCCGAAGTGTTTATTGAAGCGTCTCAACAGAAATAG
- a CDS encoding efflux RND transporter periplasmic adaptor subunit, which yields MPATRTLTFLFTICALILLATGGPVSADDQTSGSNELRIDSVLVSLIEQVEVPAREVGQLNQMLVKEGASVQKGDVLAQIEATEAMLLMQQAKLEFEMALLKDENDVNLRFAQKSHEVAKAELQRAEDSIKKYPKSISKTELDRLKLTADKAELEIEQAVEEAKTTHLEAKLKQNAEQIAELAVQKRKVVSPITGMVVQIMTREGEWVRPGDTVLRILKLDRLRAEGLINASQLLDRDLKNRPVVLLVNPGTKQQVEFKGKVSFVSPEVNPVNNQTRVWAEIENPDLKLKPGMRASLIIK from the coding sequence ATGCCTGCCACGCGAACTTTGACTTTTTTGTTCACCATCTGTGCCCTGATTTTACTAGCTACAGGCGGTCCCGTTTCTGCCGATGATCAAACCAGCGGGTCGAACGAGTTGCGTATCGATTCGGTTCTGGTCAGCCTGATCGAACAGGTGGAAGTCCCCGCGCGCGAAGTCGGTCAACTCAATCAAATGTTGGTGAAGGAAGGTGCGTCGGTTCAGAAAGGGGACGTCCTGGCACAGATTGAAGCGACCGAAGCGATGCTGTTAATGCAGCAGGCGAAACTCGAATTTGAAATGGCGCTTCTCAAAGATGAAAACGACGTGAATCTACGTTTTGCGCAAAAGTCGCATGAGGTCGCGAAAGCAGAACTGCAGCGGGCTGAAGATTCAATCAAAAAATATCCCAAAAGCATTTCCAAGACCGAGCTGGACCGTTTGAAACTGACTGCAGATAAAGCAGAACTGGAAATCGAGCAAGCAGTCGAAGAAGCCAAAACTACGCACCTGGAAGCCAAATTGAAACAAAACGCGGAACAGATCGCCGAACTGGCCGTCCAGAAACGAAAAGTGGTCTCGCCGATCACGGGCATGGTGGTGCAGATTATGACCAGAGAGGGCGAGTGGGTCCGCCCCGGCGATACGGTTTTGCGAATCTTGAAACTGGATCGTCTGCGGGCTGAAGGACTGATCAACGCATCACAGTTGCTGGATCGCGACTTGAAAAATCGCCCCGTGGTGCTGCTGGTCAATCCGGGGACGAAACAGCAGGTCGAATTCAAAGGCAAAGTTTCGTTTGTCAGTCCTGAAGTCAATCCGGTCAATAATCAGACGCGTGTCTGGGCCGAGATTGAAAACCCGGACCTGAAACTAAAACCGGGCATGCGTGCCTCATTGATTATCAAATAA
- a CDS encoding NHL repeat-containing protein, translated as MDQRSLQHSQQSDSRRQFLKTAGSAVVGSFFAPAILGAEDKAGTRNPILGEGAFQYEATHGWGEVPKHIQWGETHGVCVDEAGLIYIKHRSHSKEPMDAIVVFDPSGKFVRSFGKEYHGGGHGIDVRKEGSEEFLYLSDTKHGIVAKTNLKGDVVWTIGRPATPEHYKNAKNRYSPTNIAFAPDGGFYVGDGYGSHYIHKYTKDGKFEFSWGGSGTEPGKMKTPHGMWLDQRDGTPKIAVCDRANHRLQYFTLDGKHLGFVNTVSFPADIDIQGETMVVSDLHARVTLFDKENKVITHLGYNQDWTNRVLDGFKIRKQPQTWEAGRFIHPHDACFDHDGNLFVTEWVSVGRVSKLKKLS; from the coding sequence ATGGATCAGCGTTCCTTACAGCACTCGCAACAATCCGACTCTCGCCGTCAGTTCCTGAAAACCGCCGGTAGCGCGGTTGTCGGAAGTTTTTTCGCGCCCGCGATTCTCGGTGCGGAAGATAAAGCGGGCACCAGGAATCCAATACTGGGTGAAGGCGCATTCCAATACGAGGCCACTCATGGTTGGGGAGAAGTGCCCAAACACATTCAATGGGGCGAAACACACGGCGTGTGTGTCGACGAAGCCGGCTTGATTTATATCAAACATCGCTCACACTCAAAAGAGCCCATGGATGCGATCGTCGTGTTTGATCCTTCTGGAAAATTCGTGCGGTCGTTCGGCAAGGAATATCATGGCGGCGGGCATGGTATTGATGTTCGCAAAGAAGGCTCAGAAGAGTTTTTGTATCTCTCGGATACGAAACATGGAATTGTCGCCAAGACGAACTTGAAAGGGGACGTGGTCTGGACCATCGGCCGACCTGCCACGCCCGAACATTACAAGAATGCCAAAAATCGCTACAGTCCCACCAACATTGCCTTTGCCCCCGATGGGGGATTTTATGTCGGCGACGGATATGGATCGCACTACATTCATAAATATACGAAAGACGGCAAATTCGAATTCAGCTGGGGCGGCAGCGGGACCGAGCCCGGTAAGATGAAAACGCCTCACGGGATGTGGCTCGATCAGCGGGACGGCACACCGAAAATTGCGGTCTGCGACCGGGCCAACCACCGTTTGCAATATTTCACATTGGATGGAAAACATCTCGGTTTTGTCAATACGGTCAGCTTTCCAGCCGATATTGATATACAGGGTGAAACGATGGTCGTTTCCGATCTGCATGCACGGGTCACCCTGTTTGACAAAGAGAACAAAGTCATCACGCATTTAGGCTATAACCAGGACTGGACGAATCGAGTACTGGATGGCTTTAAAATTCGTAAGCAGCCCCAAACCTGGGAAGCCGGACGATTTATTCACCCGCACGATGCCTGCTTTGATCACGACGGCAATCTGTTTGTCACGGAATGGGTCTCAGTCGGCCGGGTCAGTAAGTTGAAAAAGCTTAGCTGA
- the larB gene encoding nickel pincer cofactor biosynthesis protein LarB, translating into MSDDSLSQLFEQVRQGSLSVEQAISQLQDQEQHKSAILPSANIDLDRSSRCGYPEVIFCEGKTSTALVEIFTLLLESKQRCLGTRISDEQAETVLKQFPQAIYNQTARTIRIPEKDAAFDEELIAGEIAVLTAGTSDRPVAEEAIETLIWMGYQPDFILDVGVAGPHRLHEQLPRIQNVSAIVVAAGMEGALPSVVGGWVSCPVIAVPTSVGYGASLGGIAALLGMLNSCAANVTVVNINAGFKAGFIAGLIADQKRATS; encoded by the coding sequence ATGTCCGATGACTCACTCTCGCAACTGTTTGAGCAGGTCCGTCAAGGATCGCTTTCCGTGGAACAGGCGATCTCACAGCTTCAGGACCAGGAGCAGCATAAGTCGGCCATTCTGCCTTCAGCGAACATCGATCTGGATCGCAGTTCGCGCTGCGGTTATCCCGAAGTCATTTTCTGCGAAGGCAAAACATCTACGGCACTCGTCGAGATCTTTACTCTATTGCTCGAATCGAAACAACGATGTCTGGGCACGCGGATTTCGGATGAACAGGCGGAAACCGTCCTCAAACAGTTTCCGCAGGCGATTTATAATCAAACGGCGCGGACGATTCGCATTCCGGAAAAAGATGCCGCCTTCGATGAAGAACTGATCGCCGGAGAAATCGCCGTTCTGACCGCGGGAACCAGTGATCGACCTGTGGCAGAAGAGGCCATCGAAACGCTGATCTGGATGGGCTATCAACCCGACTTCATTCTGGATGTCGGCGTCGCAGGGCCGCATCGCCTGCATGAACAACTGCCGCGGATTCAGAATGTTTCTGCAATTGTGGTTGCCGCTGGTATGGAAGGGGCGCTCCCATCGGTTGTCGGAGGCTGGGTCTCCTGTCCGGTGATTGCGGTTCCGACCAGCGTCGGTTACGGCGCGAGCCTGGGCGGCATCGCGGCCCTGTTAGGCATGTTAAACTCTTGTGCCGCCAATGTGACCGTGGTTAATATTAATGCAGGCTTCAAAGCGGGCTTTATCGCCGGCTTGATCGCCGACCAGAAACGCGCGACTTCCTGA
- a CDS encoding HlyD family efflux transporter periplasmic adaptor subunit, with the protein MRLDLQVQPLQFGGTTYWGIKDPVSLQYYQLRDEEYFILKQLDGAASFEAIRRQYEQRFLPQKLDASHLQGFLSRLHQSGLIIADAIGQGEILLERQTEKQRQALRSRFMNPLAIRFRGIDPHRFLNWLQPAASLCFTPLFLLASLVLMIAATTLILTHADTVVAQLPDFTTFFEAKNLILLGVSLALVKIVHELGHALACKQFGGECHEMGVMLLAFIPCLYVNVSDAWTMPNKWHRIMVSSAGIFVELVISSVCVFLWWFSYPGLFHSLCLNIVFVCSVSTLLLNGNPLLRYDGYYILLDLIEVPNLRQRAQSIVSNRLHHWFFGHKADILLKEPRRLRRFLFVYGVASMVYRWFIVIVILSVCYYVLEPYGLEIIAQVMGAFVLMGMLIVPLKSGLNEIQEYSKAGQIQWQRFLVRTTVVLLLLAGLIFIPLPHRITAPALIELKDAKPIYVTAPGFLKTAAAPQVELKPGTLIAELQNDQIEQEILKLTGLINEQEIRISTLQKRQLDDPEAAQELPTAEEQLADLKEQLQQRQTDLQRLSLKAPIAGTLIPAPPQPVSQEAGALSSWSGSPLDPENRNCFLERGTWLCSVGDPDLLHARLIVDQEDVEFISTGQSVRILLDEYPGTIFKGIVQEIAEIDIEDLHPNLIHREEITTELDPNGKRELSNTSYLARVSLEALPEQPLIHSSGQAKIAVSPESLGKKAYRQLRKTIRLLQ; encoded by the coding sequence ATGCGATTGGATCTGCAGGTCCAACCACTGCAATTCGGCGGTACGACCTATTGGGGCATCAAAGATCCGGTTTCGCTGCAATACTACCAACTGCGCGACGAAGAATATTTTATTCTGAAACAGCTGGACGGCGCTGCTTCCTTCGAGGCAATTCGGCGGCAATACGAACAACGCTTTCTGCCTCAAAAGCTGGATGCGTCACACCTGCAGGGATTTTTATCGCGGCTGCATCAGTCGGGGCTGATCATTGCCGATGCGATTGGCCAGGGTGAAATTCTGCTGGAGCGGCAGACCGAAAAACAGCGCCAGGCACTCCGTTCCCGCTTCATGAACCCGCTGGCGATTCGGTTTCGCGGCATCGATCCTCACCGTTTTTTAAACTGGCTGCAGCCCGCAGCGTCGCTCTGTTTCACTCCCCTGTTTCTGCTGGCATCTCTGGTGCTGATGATAGCAGCGACCACATTAATTTTAACCCACGCCGATACTGTGGTCGCACAACTGCCCGACTTCACAACGTTCTTTGAAGCGAAGAATCTAATCCTGCTGGGCGTGAGTCTGGCGCTGGTGAAAATCGTACACGAACTGGGACACGCACTGGCCTGCAAACAGTTTGGCGGTGAGTGCCATGAAATGGGTGTGATGCTGCTGGCATTCATTCCCTGCCTGTATGTGAATGTCAGTGATGCCTGGACGATGCCCAATAAGTGGCATCGGATCATGGTCAGTTCCGCGGGCATTTTTGTGGAACTGGTCATCTCGTCGGTCTGTGTATTTCTGTGGTGGTTCTCCTATCCGGGTCTGTTTCATTCGCTCTGTCTGAATATTGTTTTTGTCTGTTCGGTCAGCACCCTGTTACTGAATGGCAACCCCCTGCTGCGTTATGATGGTTACTACATCCTGTTGGACCTGATCGAAGTTCCCAACTTGAGGCAGCGGGCACAATCGATCGTGTCCAATCGCCTGCATCACTGGTTCTTCGGACACAAGGCCGACATCTTGCTCAAAGAGCCGCGGCGGCTGAGACGATTTTTATTTGTGTACGGGGTCGCCTCGATGGTGTATCGCTGGTTTATTGTAATCGTGATTCTGTCCGTCTGTTATTATGTTTTGGAACCGTATGGTCTGGAGATCATTGCCCAGGTCATGGGAGCCTTTGTTCTGATGGGAATGTTAATCGTGCCTTTGAAGTCCGGTCTCAACGAAATTCAGGAATATTCCAAAGCAGGTCAAATTCAATGGCAGCGTTTTCTGGTTCGTACCACAGTCGTCCTGCTCTTGCTGGCAGGCCTGATCTTCATTCCCCTGCCTCATCGGATCACGGCTCCCGCACTGATCGAACTCAAAGACGCCAAGCCAATTTATGTGACGGCCCCCGGCTTTCTCAAAACAGCAGCAGCACCCCAGGTGGAACTCAAGCCTGGCACACTGATTGCGGAACTGCAGAATGATCAAATTGAACAGGAAATTCTGAAACTGACGGGTCTGATCAATGAGCAGGAAATCCGCATCTCCACGCTGCAAAAACGCCAGCTGGATGATCCCGAAGCGGCCCAGGAACTTCCCACCGCAGAAGAGCAACTGGCCGACCTGAAAGAACAACTCCAGCAAAGGCAAACCGACTTGCAACGGCTCAGCCTGAAAGCGCCAATCGCCGGAACCCTGATTCCCGCGCCTCCCCAACCGGTTTCGCAGGAAGCGGGCGCACTTTCCAGTTGGTCGGGCTCTCCTCTGGACCCGGAAAATCGGAACTGTTTTCTGGAACGGGGAACCTGGCTCTGCTCGGTTGGCGATCCCGATCTGCTTCATGCACGCCTGATTGTCGACCAGGAAGACGTCGAGTTTATTTCAACTGGACAATCCGTGCGGATTCTGCTGGATGAATACCCGGGAACGATTTTCAAGGGCATCGTTCAAGAAATTGCGGAAATCGACATTGAAGACCTGCATCCCAACCTGATCCATCGCGAAGAAATCACCACGGAACTGGATCCCAATGGTAAACGGGAATTGAGCAACACCTCGTATCTGGCCCGCGTCAGCCTGGAGGCACTCCCCGAGCAACCGTTGATTCACTCTTCAGGGCAGGCGAAAATCGCGGTTTCGCCGGAATCGCTGGGGAAAAAAGCCTATCGACAGCTCAGAAAAACGATTCGTCTGCTCCAATAG